The genomic region GCCAGATCTTCCTGCAAGCTACTAGCCAAAgtctctgctttttctttgtcCAGCCTGACACTCTCCAGGAGGTCCTGAATATCAGATTTGTCTCCAGAGTTATGGATAGAATATAGCTCTGCTACTTTCTGCTTTTCATTCTCCAGCTGGGCCTTCAGGCGATTCATCTCTATCTGGTCACTGGCCACGGTGGCTTTGTACTCCTCTAACGTGGCTGCCAAGgctgcttttcctttctgctcaGACTCAATAATTCGCTCCATATGGTGACTGCGTTCTTTGAGTGCTCCTATCATTTCTTGAGCTTCCTTGTTGTCCTGTTCTGCCATTTTCAAAGTATTGCTTAAATGCTGCTGGACACCAAGAAGCTGCTCCCGTTCAAAACGGGCATTCTCAGCGAGGTCCATGTAACGTTGCTCTAATTCCATATAGCGCCCACTTTTTACATCTTCATCTATGACATAAGAAATGTGATGCTCATCTAGAAGAGAGCGGAAGTATTCAATCTGTCGACTAAAGTGTTCCAACTTATCGCTCTGCTGACATAAAGACTCCATCAGAATAACCTTCTCTTCTCCAAGCCTTTCGTTTTCACTATTCAGTTCTTGGGTAATCTGCTGTAAATCAGCTAGCTCTTGCAGGGTTGCCTGGAGTTCCTCACTTGTACTGTGTTGGTTCTCTTCCATCTGGTGTATCCGTTCAGTCAGGCAAGCCACCGACACTTCACTGGCGTTCCCGCTGCTCCCCTTCCGGGAGCGCTCTATGCTGGGGATGCCTTCCGACTCTGAGGAGGATGGTGCATCCAGTGCATCATCACTCGATGTGAGGGGCTGGTAGACCTCACTGCACTCGCTGTCTAGATTGTCCATGGAGTTACTGTGCTGATGGTCCATTAGTGTATTTTCATCctgactcaagagatcctccactGAGCCAGGGGCAGAGCCTTCCACTGAAGAAGTCAGAGTTCCTCCTCCATCGCTCTGGTTACCAGGGGTGATTTCTGGGCTCAGGGACTGATAGCCAAACAGTTTTTCAGAATTGTCTAACCTCTGCTCTAGGGAAAAGCCCAATGCATTCAACCTGTCCTTTaacattctgttttcatttttcagctgGTTGAGTTCTTCACGGATGGCAGTATTCTGTTCCTGCAACTGCAATAAAGTAGACTCCACATCAGTCGGCTGGTGAGCCATAATGGTTTCCTTCTCAGATTTTTCATCACCCTCAGAATGGTCCTCATTAATGCCCAGCTGGGCACGCATGTCTCGCAGTTCATTTCTCAAATGTAAAATTTCTACGTCTTTAGTTTTTGCCAGTGTGAGAAGATCCTTCACTTTGGCCTCCAAAGCAGCTCTGTCACTGATCTGATTGTCTGATTTAGACTTGCTCATACGAACGTCACATTCTGTAGCAGTTCGACTGCGGGAACGTTTGGCCAATGCCACGTCATTAGCTCCCTGACCTGCAGAAGGTAGTTTTTTGCTCTGGTTTAATCGGGTACGTTCACGTAATCTTTCTCTAGTAGAACTGGATTCTTTATTACCTGTAGAAGTGCTCCGCTTGGTTGAAGAAGCTGTGCCTATGAGTTTAATACAAAAAATGTAAGGCAAAAATGTTAGCAATAAAAGGCTACATAGAATATACAGTTCCTGCCCCAGGTGTAATGAGATGAAATCCAGGATTTACATAATGATTTAGATATACAATAATCTTGCCTTAGAGTCTGTTACTTTAAAGTTCAATGTCTTCAAAACCAGAAGATCATTCATCTTTTAATTATCAAGGACAAATAAGTTatacactttattttatatttttttaaaagagcaaatttTAAGGAATGTGAATTACATCTCTATAAAGATGatatttaaatgatatatattaaCTTGAATCCAGAAGCAGGGTTTTAACCAGTTGGCCAGAGGCATAATATTCTAGGGCAAGACAGGCGAAGATGACTCCAGGATTAGCCAGTCGGTGGTAAACTAACTGTACACAGATAGTGAAGGGAGATCACAGGTGGGCAAGAAGGGAAAAGCAGTCTGTGGGCAAACCAAAAATCTAAGCtacctacaagaaacacaaaaattttaCTCTGACCAAAGTAAATGTGAAAAAGTTTTCACATCATAAAATGCCGCATAAATAGTAACAACTATAACAACAGCTAACACATACCTAGCACTTGGTTATACAAATACATTAACACTTCACATACATTAACTTATATAAGTCTCATTAAACActtgaggtaggtactattatcgccttgttttacagataaagaaactcaGACACAgacattaaataatttgccaaCATCTCACAGGCAATAAATAGATGAGTCAAAATTCAAACCTAGGCAGTCTGGTTCCAGAATTTGTACCTTAACCAGTATGTTATACTGTCTCTCTAAAtgtaaaaaacaacaaagcaCTAATGTTAAATAATGATGATGTGTCAATCAAATCTATGTGAATCACATGATTACTTAACGACTAAAATTTTAAACCTGTGAAAACTGAcacaatcatttatttaatacGAAAAGAacaagaagttttctttttttgttttttgagatggagtctctgtcacccaggctgcggtgcagtggagcgatttcggctcactgcaacctctgcctcccaggttcaagcaattctccttcctcggcctcccaagtagctgggattacaggtgtgtgccaccatgtctggttaatttttttgtatttttagtagagacagggttttaccacgttggccaggctggtctcaaactcctgacctcaaatgatctgcccgcctcggcctcccaaagtactgggattacaggcgtgagccactgcacctggcccaggaatATGTTTAGATACCTGTAAATACTtaagaaataatgaatttttatgCTAAAAAATAAGATCCACATCTaatcaataagtatttttaaagaccCTGTTGGTTCATTAGGTGGTGGGATCCAGGCTGTAGCGGTAACAGGGAGCAAATGATCTCCATGGATATAGGGAGATAGCCACTAACAGAATAGGTGTACAGGAGGGTGCAGAATTCAGGCTGGCCAGAAGATAGATAAGGAGAGGAAGCAGAAGTGAACATggcacacagaaagaaaaagtacagTCACACAGTTAACGGAAGCTGCTGGGGAATGTTCATACAGAGTTCTGAAAGGCAGAATTCAGTGAGTCACACTAAGTCAATAAATGATCCTGAATTGGAAAGAAATGTAAGGAAAAGTGCATTTTATGAAAATCTAGAggatactgatatggtttggctgtgtccccacccaaatctcatcttgaactgtagttcccataatccccatgtgtttcaggagggacctgttgggaggtaatttaatcatgggagcggttaccctcatgctgttttcatgacagtgagttctcatgatatctgatggtaaAGGGCTTCCCCttcgcttggctctcattcttctccttcctgccactaTGTGGAGAAGTATGTGTTTGCtaccccttccaccataattctGTTTCCAGAGGCCTCGCCATCTCTGTGGACCTGtcagtaaattaaacctcttttctttataaattactcagtctggggcagttcttttttttttttttgttttgttttttttttgagacggagtctcgctctgtagcccaggctggagtgcagtggccggatctcagctcactgcaagctccgcctcccgggttcacgccattctccggcctcagcctcccgagtagctgggactacaggcgcccgccacctcgcccggctagttttttgtatttcttagtagagacggggtttcaccgtgttatccaggatggtctcgatctcctgacctcgtgatccacccgtctcggcctcccaaagtgctgggattacaggcttgagccaccgcgcccggcctggggcagttctttacagcaaactgagaagggactaatacagaTACTAAGTGGAATACTTAGGAAGAAAGCAGTGCAGCAGAGGAGGAATGTGGGCAAGTAGACCAATGAGGTAAGAGAGTCCTCCATTGAGGGGCGGCAGTAAGAACAGAGAAGAGGCAAGAAATCTGTGACAGATATCAAAGGCAAAAGTAACCAGACTGGGAGAAACAACTGCATATGGAGgccaaaaatggaaaaagatggCATAacacagtttgtttgttttttttctgaggctctgtcacccaggctagagtgcagttgtgccatcacagctcacagcaactCTACCCCCccgggctcagttgatcctcccacctcagcctcccgagtagctatgactacCGGTAcacgccaccatatccagctaatttttgtatttttttgtagagacggggtttcaccatgttggacatgttgcccaagctggtcttgaactcctaggctcaagtgatctgcccaccttggcctcccaaagtactgggattacacatATGCACCATCGCACCAGGCTGGGGTAACTTTTTTCCCCAACATTAATTCCTTTCCCTAGTTCTGTAAGTGGTACTTCATCCTTATCTAAATCAAAAATCCTTACAAAAAAGAACATTTGTTCAAGTttgaaagataaaagaagaaaaactcctCTACGGATTACTGTAATGAGTAGACAGAATAATCTGAGGTAAAGACAAGTGAATTGACACACTGAAATCAAACAGTCTTAGGAAACTGTCACTGGTGGAGGTAAAGGTAGAGCAGATGAACTGAAGAATAAGGATGTTGTTATAGGCTGAATTGTGctccccacacacaaaaaattaatatgttgaagccctaaccccaaaACCACAAATGTGACTGCACCTGGAGACAGGATAATTAagttaaagaggtaattaaggtaagatgaagtcattagggtgggccctaatccataCGACTGGTGTTCTTGTAAGAGGAGGACATgaggacacacacagagggacgaaccagtgaagacacagagaaagaagccatctgcaagccaaaaaAGAGATCTCAGGAGAAAGCAAATCTGCTAACACCctcatctcagacttctagcctacagatttgagaaaataaatttctgtggcttaagccatccagtctgtggtattttgttatgacatccccagcaaaataaaataaacatacaaagcCATACTGGGGCAGCTAATTCGGAGAGGTGATAACTGAATCCTGAGGTCAGGTAACATCAGTCAGCAAGAAACTAagtatacaaacacatggaatctCTCCCAGTACAATTCTAAAGGCAGGAAAccagaagacatataaatggcaagAGTATTTTCCTTCCTACCACATCAGCTACAATGTTAAATGTGATGATGACCCCAGGCTTGGGAGTAAAAGACCTTGCCCCACCATCAGCCTTGTGGCCTTGTCAAAACAGAtccccaataaatatttactaagcaaataAATGCATGGCCTTTGCCAAGACACTTAagctttctcatctctaaaatgaggataCTAGTTCTCTCATAGGGCTACAGTaaggataaaatgaaatcatgcctGTAAATCACAAAGTAAGGACTTCAATATTCCTTCTTGTTAATCACAACTATTATCATTAACAGGGGGGCCCAATCTGAAATGGAAGGAAGAATCTGCATAAAGTCAAAGCAAAAATGAAGACAGTAGGTAATCCTGGGCTAGGAAAGTCTAATACGCACAAGAGGGGCTAAGAGCCTAAATTACGATGACAGAAACGGATCTGATGTAATTTTTACAATTTGCCTTCATAAGCTTTATTACAAATACTTGATCTTATGTTTACTAGaagttttaaagttctttttctataaatgtaAGAAGTAAAATATGAGAGCATTACTCCTTGGACTGTAGGATAAATTAATTTATCAACTCCATCAAATCTAGAAACAAATACCTGTTACTGAATGAAGAAAGATGGCAGAATTAGAATGAATGGATCTAGGCACTAATCATCAGAGGCTTCTAACATCATTTAAAGAGGGACAATCAGAAACTATGTGTTTCCTGATCGATGGACACACCACCACCTATGAAGGAGTCTTgtattttggttgttttgttttcaaaatgggGTGACGGGGACCTGAATCTGTCCCATAAGGCTCCAATGCCATTTACAATAAATACAGACAATAAAGGGTGATGGGCAAAAACATCATGGGGATATTGTGATATAAAAATCTAGATACTCAGAAACTCTATAGGTCATATGACCagctttcacaaaaattaaactGTAAAAATCAGGATAAAcccatagattttaaaaaagaagatttaaGAGACACATCAGCCAATTATATATGGACCTACATGAGTCCTGATCCAAACATAgacagtaaataaaacaaaaatacttataAGACTGTTGGAAATGTAAATACTCATCGAATATTCAAGTTATGATTTAAGGAATGATTATCAGTTATTTTAAGGACTGATAATGgtattatgattatatttttgaaagaatccttctccttggccaggcacggtggctcaggcctgtaatcccaacactttgggaggctgaggcaggcagatcacgaggtcaggagttcgagaccagcctgaccaacatgatgaaaccccatctttactaaaaatacaaaaattagccaggcttggtggcacatgcctgtaatcccagctactcaggagacagaggtaggagaatcgcttgaacctgggaggcggaggttgcagtgagctgagatcgcaccattgcactccagcctgcatgaacaagtaagactccgtctcaaaaaagaatccTTCTCTTtccaagataataaaatatttatggacaAAATGATATGATGTCTGGAATCTGCTTCAAAATAACAAGAGGGGAAGGTGGGTATCAAGGAGTTACAACTGGCTGTGAGTTGATAATGGTGATGGGTATGATGAGTATATTGGGCTGAAATATCAATCCACCTACTTTTGTATGTCTAAAACTTCCTATAATCAGATGGAACACTGTAAACACCAATGCATCCTGCCTATtcaaacaaaaaagcagctgAAGTCTCAGACTGAGTGTCACCCATACCTGTGCTAATCTTGGATTTGCTCTCCACGGTGGTCATGGCAGGGGCAGATGCTGAAGGTGCTGCAGATGGGCAggtgcttttctttcctttaacacCATTAGTCACCGTTACCCCTCCGGCCATTCCAGCTAAAAGGTCATCACTGCTCTTGGTCtagaagcaacagaaaataaaaacaaatttactagATCAAGCAGATTAGATATTTTAAGACTCAACAAAGCTCATGACTTTTATACTGAGTTCAAGAGCCCTATTACCAAAACTTTCTAACAGGTAATAAGCAGCACACCATACTGTGTTACAGAAACAGAACTTCTTTAGAGGTTTATAAACAATCAcgtgcttctttttaaaataataaaatcatacatGTAATCAAAGACTTTATGGAAGCCTGCTATGTGTCCACACATGCCAGATTCAGATGATGGGGGATAGCACATGATATCTTGGGGAAGTCCTGTAATGCCACAGGAAGTGTCATCTTGCAATTTCTAGAAAGAAATATCATTGAGAGTCAAATAATCTTCATTGCTCTAAGGTGATTCCATGATGAGACCAGTATCTAAAAgaatttattctgaaatttactttttttactttgtaattcTGTAGTACTCAAATTTTAGTCAAAATTGAAAGGAAGTATTTTCTAAAACATgcataatatattaattaaaaaactaGAGACTTTACAGCTTGAGCAAGGGTTCTGCTGTCTAAAAGATCATTATTACTTAAGAAAGACCATttgcaatatttatattttataaaggcaattttaaaaatataagccttaaaaagaaaacactataGATAATAAATTGGCTATAAATTTGTTATTCTAAAAAGTAGTGAAGAAACATTTTTACTTCTCCTAGAAATGAAGGGAACACAGAGGAGTTAAagatgtgggggaaaaaaagagaaaaactactttttaacaaaagaacccttggccgggcgcggtggctcaagcctgtaatcccagcactttgggaggccgaggcgggtggatcacaaggtcaggagatcgagaccatcctggctaacccggtgaaaccccgtctctactaaaaaatacaaaaaaactagccaggcgaggtggcgggtgcctgtagtcccagctactcgggaggctgaggcagaatggtgtgaacccgggaggcggagcttgcagtcagtggagattgcgccactgctctccagcctgggcgacagagagagactctgtctcaaaaaaaaaaagaacccaaaagtTTTCTCTCTTTGGCATGAGTTAGCCAACTGACTTACACTATCTTCAATCTGGAACCGTGCTCTCTCTCAGATAATCATGCTGAATTCACTTCTACAAGTTAAGATAGTTCTTAAGTAACTAATCTCTAAAGTCTCTTCCAGTTCTAAATGTCAGTGACTCCATATGGAGGATATTTCTGCTATTCAATTATGAAAGTTCTAATACAGTACCATTAGGttaaaaagaggcagaaaaggcggggcacagtggctcatgcctgtaatcttagcattttgggaggctgaggtgaattacttgagcccaggagttcaacaccagcctgggcaacatagggagactccgtctctacaaaaaaatttaaaaactaattaccTGGGCaaagtggcacatgcctgtagtcccagctactgggaatgTTGAAGTGAgaggaacgcttgagcccaggagatcaaagctgcactgagctgtgatcacaccactgtactccagcctaggcaacagagtgagatcctttccccaccaaccccccaaaaaagagacagaaaaagggataaatattttcaatgaattaaACAGAATTCAACTCTGGTAGTTTAGGGCTGTTACATTATgaaatctagaatatataaaaagagcGGGAGACACTGCATTAATTTCAAGGActgttcatattctttttcttttttttttctgagacaaagtctcactctgtcaccgaggctggagtgcactggcacgatctcggctcactgcaatctccacctcccgggtacaagcaattctctcacctcagcctcctgagtagctaggactacaggcatgcgccaccatgcccagctaatttttgtatccttagtagagatgggatattgccacattggccaggctggtctcaaactcctggcctcaagtgatccacccaccttggcctcccaaactgctgggattacaagtgtgagctaccacgcctagcCTATTCATATTCTTTAAGACTTGTTTCTGTTCACAAAAACTGGCCATCAACTATGATGCCGAAAAGTCACACAATGAAAGTCATACCACTTTCCGGCCAATTTGTCCCTCCTCTGTTAGCCAGTAAATAAACTTGACACATTCTTGTATTTTCAATCTTCTTCTATATCCtgctaataaaagtaaaattatctttgaactaatttttcttcctccataaattaaatattcttccatttgatAATAATTACATTGAAAACCACCCCACATTGTCATGTCTAAGTGGATGACTCATCACACTTCTCTGGTTACAATTTGCCTTTGGGtaatgacaaaattaaatatacataaggGCACCAAATCACAAACTTTGCACTTGTAATAATTAAGACAGTACAGCACTGGAACAAGAATAAACTAGTGAAACAAGAGTCCATAAAGAAACTGCATATTTATACACACTTGATTTATAAGCAAAGCAGCAGTGCAGAAAACAAGAATTTTCCAGAAAATGGTGCTAGGTCAAGTGTATACACAATGGGGGCAAAAATAAATGCTGAGACCTACTTCACACCATATCAAACATAAAGTCCAAGGTTTTCTATGATTTTAAGtctaaaattgtaaaacaaaGACTTGATCATGActacatacaaattaaaatcttaaaaataaaaaaccctcttaattaaaaaatgctaaaatgtttTGTACAaccaaaaaaatcataaatataattttaaaacataaaaaaatgggAAAGTATATTTGCAATATCTCACAAATAAATGGTTAAGGTCCCTAATACATACAGAATGCTTTAAAATTGAGgggaaaaagaccaaaaaaagacagaaaaattagaaaaatgaatgaatcacacaatcaatttacacacacacagagagagaaaatgatgaTCAACCTAACTCataatgagagaaatgcaaattaagcagCACTTGTCACTTAATAGATTGGTAAACACGCTCTTTTGGGAAGAATATGGAGAAACAGGCACTCTCCTTAGTAGCTGATGGGATGCACCTTGACAGTCTTATGAAAGGAATCATGCAATATCTAACAAAGCTACACATGTATTTACCTTCTGCCTAGCAACTTCACTTCTAAGAATTTAACCTGAAGATACACctccaataatacaaaaatacatatgcacatggCTAattattcactgcagcattgttttttattgcaaaataatGATACGCCTTAAAGGCCTATATACACAGGAAAGCATACGCAGTACACTTCAGTGAATGCAATGAGGTATtaaacagcaataaaaagaaagactgCTACAAATTGGTATGGAGAGAAATTTCTAGAGTACACTAAGTGAAAAGATTAACAGAgttcaaaagaatacattttgcCACCTTTTGtgtaaaaaaggaagtaaaaaatgtgtatttgctCATTTATGCAAAAAGAAACAtgagaagaataaacaaaaactaaattgCCTGTTAACCTCTGGGGTGGGTGGGAACCACGTAAGAGGGAATGGGTAAGGGGAGGGATACTTTTCTGAATATATCTTCTCATATAGTTCTAACTCATGGAGCCATGTTAGTGTTTCATAtgcttaaaataaacaaataaataaaatttaaataaagatagGAAAAGCCTAAAATGGAATAGGATAGGAACAAAcagattaaatatttcaaatgaacaaCATAACCCAAGTATTTTTTCAACACAGTAGTATTTTCACCATAAATCCTCAAACTCTCAAGCCAAAGACAAAAGTATGCAAATATTGAACTTCAGGCCAgtcacagtagctcacacctgtaatcccagcactccgggaggctgaggtgggcggatcatgaggtcaggagttcaagaccagcctggccaacatggtgaattcccgtctctactaaaaatacaaaaattagctgggcatggcaacacgtgcctgtaatcccagttactcaggtgaggcaggagaatcgcttgaacctgggaggcagaggttgcagtgagctaagatctcaccactgcattccagtctggcgacacagctagactccgtctcaaaaaaaaaaaaaaaaaaaaaaaaattgaacttcagttgataaatttgtttttcacagttgTACAGATaattctaaaactgttttctgtACATTCTAGGGTGGAGAAAACAAGTAAATATAGGTTGTAAAAGCCAGGTGTTTCAGTGTTGGATAAATGGATTACAATTATAGGATGTGGAAAGGCTGTTATGAACCCTTTAAGTCGATGGAATTGGAAATATCAGGGTGAACTCACACATTTCAATAGATACAGATATGGAAATTGacataggggtgtgtgtgtgtgtgtgtttgtgtgtgtgtgtcccaaaAGCAATTAACACATCTAACCTCCAGGTCTTAGTTTCTAAGTACTATCCTCCGCTAAAAGGAACAAGGCctccttgaagaaatggctgattctagggtTGGGACTGAAAAGGTACAAAAGTTATTGTGCCAGAAATGAAGGAAGTGCTCAAAGAGTAACAGGTACACgtcaaaaggacacaggaacCAGCCTGACAGGGCTCCCAGTGGACAAATCAGGGATAATCTAGGCATAAAACTAAATGATCCTAATAATTTATACCCCACTGAGTAAGAATCTATGaattcacaataaaataaatgaatatataaaacaagGGAAAGTAAAAATTCTTCCTTGTAGCAGAATGCCAACTAATACATGTAGAAGgaatgacagaattagaaaacgTACCATGTGGCAAAAATCTCAGTACTAACTGATTTGGGAAAGAAATATccaaaaaaaatgctaaaaccaGGGTGAAAAGTGATTTTCTTCTATCTATAATATTAAAGCTGAACATAGATATACCCTATGGTCCAGTAATTTCACTCCTCGTTCTAGAACCAACACAAATGGGTGCACATGTGTATTAATACACAcgtataaaaatgttcataacaaTTATACTCATATCCACAAAGAAGAAACTCCAAAAGTCTGCCAATAGTAGTAAAAGTCTGTCAATAGTAGAAGAGATGAACCAACTGTGGTATGTTCATCCCATGGATTACTATCcagcaatgaaaaggaagtgACCGCTGCTAGATACAACAGGACAGACAAGAAACCAGACACACTAAGAACACAGTGTATGACTACGTTCCTGTAAAGATCAAAAACTGGCAAAATTCATCTCTGGTGCTAAAAGTTAGAATGGTAGTTACCTTGCAGGGGGACAGGAAGGGCAATGATTAAGCAGAGGCATGGTGGAAGTTTCTGAGGGGCAcgtatgttttgtttcttgaacTAGGTGGTGACTGCAGGGTATGTTTCATTTTATGATGATTCACTAAGCTCAACACCTATGCTCTGTGGACTTTGCTGTACGTATGCTTTACTtcaacaaaaaaagtaacaataaaacaaaacgCAACTCTGCATTTTCCAACTTACCTTTTACCCTAAGCTACTAGCAGGCTCTCTGCTATTTTTCCCTATTTCAATTTCTGCT from Macaca thibetana thibetana isolate TM-01 chromosome 10, ASM2454274v1, whole genome shotgun sequence harbors:
- the SPECC1L gene encoding cytospin-A isoform X2, translated to MKKASRSVGSVPKVSGISKTQTAEKVKPENSSSASTGGKLVKPGTAASLSKTKSSDDLLAGMAGGVTVTNGVKGKKSTCPSAAPSASAPAMTTVESKSKISTGTASSTKRSTSTGQGANDVALAKRSRSRTATECDVRMSKSKSDNQISDRAALEAKVKDLLTLAKTKDVEILHLRNELRDMRAQLGINEDHSEGDEKSEKETIMAHQPTDVESTLLQLQEQNTAIREELNQLKNENRMLKDRLNALGFSLEQRLDNSEKLFGYQSLSPEITPGNQSDGGGTLTSSVEGSAPGSVEDLLSQDENTLMDHQHSNSMDNLDSECSEVYQPLTSSDDALDAPSSSESEGIPSIERSRKGSSGNASEVSVACLTERIHQMEENQHSTSEELQATLQELADLQQITQELNSENERLGEEKVILMESLCQQSDKLEHFSRQIEYFRSLLDEHHISYVIDEDVKSGRYMELEQRYMDLAENARFEREQLLGVQQHLSNTLKMAEQDNKEAQEMIGALKERSHHMERIIESEQKGKAALAATLEEYKATVASDQIEMNRLKAQLENEKQKVAELYSIHNSGDKSDIQDLLESVRLDKEKAETLASSLQEDLAHTRNDANRLQDAIAKVEDEYRAFQEEAKKQIEDLNMTLEKLRSDLDEKETERSDMKETIFELEDEVEQHRAVKLHDNLIISDLENTVKKLQDQKHDMEREIKTLHRRLREESAEWRQFQADLQTAVVIANDIKSEAQEEIGDLKRRLHEAQEKNEKLTKELEEIKSRKQEEERGRVYNYMNAVERDLAALRQGMGLSRRSSTSSEPTPTVKTLIKSFDSASQVPNPAAAAIPRTPLSPSPMKTPPAAAVSPMQRHSISGPISTSKPLTALSDKRPNYAEIPVQEHLLRTSSTSRPASLPRVPAMESAKTLSVSRRSSEEMKRDISAQEGASPASLMAMGTTSPQLSLSSSPTASVTPTTRSRIREERKDPLSALAREYGGSKRNALLKWCQKKTEGYQNIDITNFSSSWNDGLAFCALLHTYLPAHIPYQELNSQDKRRNFMLAFQAAESVGIKSTLDINEMVRTERPDWQNVMLYVTAIYKYFET
- the SPECC1L gene encoding cytospin-A isoform X1, producing MKKASRSVGSVPKVSGISKTQTAEKVKPENSSSASTGGKLVKPGTAASLSKTKSSDDLLAGMAGGVTVTNGVKGKKSTCPSAAPSASAPAMTTVESKSKISTGTASSTKRSTSTGNKESSSTRERLRERTRLNQSKKLPSAGQGANDVALAKRSRSRTATECDVRMSKSKSDNQISDRAALEAKVKDLLTLAKTKDVEILHLRNELRDMRAQLGINEDHSEGDEKSEKETIMAHQPTDVESTLLQLQEQNTAIREELNQLKNENRMLKDRLNALGFSLEQRLDNSEKLFGYQSLSPEITPGNQSDGGGTLTSSVEGSAPGSVEDLLSQDENTLMDHQHSNSMDNLDSECSEVYQPLTSSDDALDAPSSSESEGIPSIERSRKGSSGNASEVSVACLTERIHQMEENQHSTSEELQATLQELADLQQITQELNSENERLGEEKVILMESLCQQSDKLEHFSRQIEYFRSLLDEHHISYVIDEDVKSGRYMELEQRYMDLAENARFEREQLLGVQQHLSNTLKMAEQDNKEAQEMIGALKERSHHMERIIESEQKGKAALAATLEEYKATVASDQIEMNRLKAQLENEKQKVAELYSIHNSGDKSDIQDLLESVRLDKEKAETLASSLQEDLAHTRNDANRLQDAIAKVEDEYRAFQEEAKKQIEDLNMTLEKLRSDLDEKETERSDMKETIFELEDEVEQHRAVKLHDNLIISDLENTVKKLQDQKHDMEREIKTLHRRLREESAEWRQFQADLQTAVVIANDIKSEAQEEIGDLKRRLHEAQEKNEKLTKELEEIKSRKQEEERGRVYNYMNAVERDLAALRQGMGLSRRSSTSSEPTPTVKTLIKSFDSASQVPNPAAAAIPRTPLSPSPMKTPPAAAVSPMQRHSISGPISTSKPLTALSDKRPNYAEIPVQEHLLRTSSTSRPASLPRVPAMESAKTLSVSRRSSEEMKRDISAQEGASPASLMAMGTTSPQLSLSSSPTASVTPTTRSRIREERKDPLSALAREYGGSKRNALLKWCQKKTEGYQNIDITNFSSSWNDGLAFCALLHTYLPAHIPYQELNSQDKRRNFMLAFQAAESVGIKSTLDINEMVRTERPDWQNVMLYVTAIYKYFET